The proteins below are encoded in one region of Williamsoniiplasma luminosum:
- a CDS encoding MOLPALP family lipoprotein yields MLKKLLILLGTTSIMAASVTVVGFSFANKTLASIEAKVRNYINISSTVARGAIVGQKKDARDGNGAGIALSYAGSYMNGQKLGDVVDGDLGNLKDIKVSQLLSTMFNEVNVAKNPYTVANWGSFNNHVDPDVGLNLEKDGEKIDVNKGITGKSSFADTFGLITGVLSMLLSIDFDGGANAPLIESLLSTSLVSGPIKGMMGDETVGSSILEKLDPIIKGGLTGKTLFQQLKDAMSEDDLTNPETLKFGEVFVIRTKQFWQGLAEILFSGTKTFGPDQEKAKTEYDNWMTYVANKGAEAIFGTEDKINVAFNWMTIDGITKIIRYLRTLLVYVQEFQKLADKLPIDKIIDHNHLFSIDIDQTNGKVAANIWKEGLYINPSDVINNGSNQIKASSGYVRWTKTGNTYAQVINFQQVVGLLQNLLSYDKEDSKGFAMERVLFSTLFGNTLDKYKKKIGSAKTPFWDLIANPLLTELVKSLLGNYSWAWPILKGILDWDNTLYSIPMMLGSNFGFYDKVNTYTSTGSIKELIDKLFIDIPFGIGKPIALVLNLVFKDDPDKQKKAETLIENFKNEVDEDSKEELAKQKFGNIFKQLFDGNLIDQIAPIIEGIAGITIPKGLNIKKILSTPIDVILKKLGLNIFDDANFLYGLKEKTLTDLIDAVASEFEVVRNRRMLESQTYLLSLGTVNTLLDSLTTKVKFDGFKTDVTKNKFIIDNLNTHDWDIISGAMIGLAYGVGDVSKEVTVTLKPINAEPIKYQGKTIDGASIPTWILGVQKIEGKGMLNFREGSILDGLQKFYGHNSTENQIIKNGNKKSITKTVSAITYLSGWIANTSLVQYVEKNIAPYFKKELWTTQLIDYEGMDSPTLKGLIEYYLKYKNPDNGKITKYKVTLIKDAWESQASIQHNWTTNTPHWIISSIVRED; encoded by the coding sequence ATGCTTAAAAAACTACTAATACTTCTTGGTACAACTTCGATTATGGCAGCTTCTGTAACTGTTGTTGGTTTTTCTTTTGCAAATAAAACTTTAGCTTCGATTGAAGCTAAAGTTAGAAACTATATTAATATTTCTTCAACAGTTGCTCGTGGGGCAATTGTGGGTCAAAAAAAAGATGCCAGAGATGGTAATGGGGCAGGAATTGCTTTATCTTATGCTGGTAGTTATATGAATGGTCAAAAACTTGGGGATGTTGTTGATGGTGATTTGGGAAATCTTAAAGATATTAAAGTTTCACAATTATTATCAACAATGTTTAATGAGGTGAATGTTGCTAAAAATCCATACACAGTTGCCAATTGAGGAAGTTTTAATAATCATGTAGATCCAGATGTTGGATTAAACCTTGAAAAAGATGGTGAAAAAATTGATGTTAATAAAGGGATCACTGGTAAAAGTTCATTTGCTGACACTTTTGGATTGATCACTGGAGTTTTATCGATGTTGTTATCAATTGATTTTGATGGTGGTGCTAATGCTCCATTAATTGAATCGTTGTTGTCAACAAGTTTAGTTTCAGGACCTATTAAAGGCATGATGGGTGATGAAACAGTTGGTTCAAGTATTTTAGAAAAACTAGATCCAATTATAAAAGGTGGTTTAACTGGTAAAACATTGTTTCAACAACTTAAAGATGCTATGAGTGAAGATGATTTAACAAATCCTGAAACATTAAAATTCGGAGAAGTTTTTGTAATTAGAACAAAACAATTTTGACAAGGCTTAGCTGAAATTTTATTTAGCGGAACAAAAACATTTGGTCCTGACCAAGAAAAAGCAAAAACAGAGTATGACAATTGAATGACATACGTTGCGAATAAGGGTGCTGAAGCCATATTTGGAACTGAAGATAAAATTAATGTGGCATTTAATTGAATGACAATTGATGGAATTACAAAAATTATTAGATATTTAAGAACTTTATTAGTATATGTTCAAGAATTTCAAAAATTAGCAGATAAATTACCAATTGATAAAATAATAGATCACAATCACTTATTTTCTATAGATATAGATCAAACAAATGGAAAAGTTGCAGCTAATATTTGAAAAGAAGGATTGTATATAAATCCCAGTGATGTTATTAATAACGGTTCTAATCAAATAAAGGCATCAAGTGGATATGTACGATGAACTAAAACAGGAAATACTTATGCTCAAGTTATAAATTTCCAACAGGTAGTTGGACTTTTACAAAATTTACTTTCTTATGATAAAGAAGACTCTAAAGGTTTTGCGATGGAAAGAGTTCTATTTTCAACTTTATTTGGCAATACATTAGATAAATATAAAAAGAAAATTGGAAGTGCTAAAACTCCATTTTGGGATTTAATTGCAAATCCATTATTAACTGAGCTTGTAAAAAGTTTATTGGGAAATTACTCTTGGGCATGACCGATATTAAAAGGTATATTAGATTGAGATAATACATTATATTCAATTCCTATGATGCTGGGATCTAATTTTGGTTTTTACGACAAAGTAAATACATATACATCTACTGGTTCTATAAAAGAATTGATTGATAAATTATTTATCGATATACCATTTGGTATAGGCAAACCGATAGCATTAGTCTTAAATTTAGTATTTAAAGATGATCCGGACAAACAAAAAAAAGCCGAAACACTTATTGAAAATTTTAAAAATGAAGTTGATGAAGATTCAAAAGAAGAACTTGCTAAACAAAAATTTGGCAATATTTTCAAGCAATTATTTGATGGTAACTTAATTGACCAAATTGCCCCAATCATTGAAGGAATAGCTGGTATTACCATACCTAAAGGACTTAATATTAAAAAAATATTGTCAACTCCAATTGATGTTATTTTAAAAAAACTAGGTTTAAACATTTTTGATGATGCTAATTTCTTGTATGGATTAAAAGAAAAGACATTAACAGATCTTATTGATGCTGTCGCTAGCGAATTTGAAGTTGTTCGAAATAGAAGAATGCTAGAAAGTCAAACTTATTTACTAAGTTTGGGAACTGTTAATACACTTCTAGATTCTTTAACAACCAAAGTTAAATTTGATGGATTTAAGACTGATGTAACAAAAAATAAATTTATTATAGACAATCTTAACACCCATGATTGAGACATTATTTCAGGGGCCATGATTGGATTGGCTTATGGAGTTGGAGACGTTTCAAAAGAAGTAACAGTTACACTTAAACCAATCAACGCCGAACCAATCAAATACCAAGGCAAAACAATAGATGGTGCATCAATTCCGACTTGAATTTTAGGTGTCCAAAAAATTGAGGGTAAAGGTATGCTTAATTTCCGAGAAGGATCAATATTAGATGGTCTTCAAAAATTCTATGGACATAACTCAACTGAAAACCAAATCATTAAAAATGGTAATAAAAAATCAATTACTAAAACGGTGTCAGCAATCACATATTTATCTGGATGAATTGCTAACACTTCACTTGTTCAATATGTGGAAAAAAATATTGCTCCCTACTTTAAAAAAGAATTATGAACCACACAATTAATTGATTATGAAGGCATGGATTCACCAACCTTAAAAGGATTGATTGAATATTATCTAAAATATAAAAATCCAGACAATGGTAAAATAACCAAATATAAAGTTACCTTAATCAAGGATGCTTGAGAAAGCCAAGCTTCAATTCAACATAATTGAACAACCAACACACCACATTGAATTATTAGTTCAATCGTTAGAGAAGATTAA